A portion of the Nitratidesulfovibrio termitidis HI1 genome contains these proteins:
- a CDS encoding queuosine precursor transporter, whose product MNELLWLCFALFDMGITVLMHRLFGAAGLHALIVLNLMVCNIQVLKTVTLFGMTTTLGNIVYAGVFLATDMLGEFHGKAEARKGVLLGFVTLLLGTAYMQASLLYAPAPSDFAHPHMEALFSLLPRLAGASLLAYLVSQYHDVWAYHFWMQRTGGHHLWLRNNASTLVSQVLDSSVFCLAAFTGVYPFEVVLEIMLTTYLFKAVVALLDTPFIYLARRLHRARPAGASAAAPVAG is encoded by the coding sequence ATGAACGAACTGCTCTGGTTGTGCTTCGCCCTGTTCGACATGGGCATCACCGTGCTCATGCACCGTCTCTTTGGTGCCGCCGGGCTGCATGCCCTCATCGTGCTCAACCTGATGGTGTGCAACATCCAGGTGCTGAAGACCGTGACCCTGTTCGGCATGACCACCACCCTCGGCAACATCGTGTACGCCGGGGTGTTTCTGGCCACCGACATGCTGGGCGAATTCCACGGCAAGGCAGAGGCGCGCAAGGGCGTGCTGCTGGGCTTCGTCACCCTGCTGCTGGGCACGGCCTACATGCAGGCCTCGCTGCTGTATGCCCCGGCCCCTTCCGATTTCGCCCACCCGCACATGGAAGCCCTGTTCAGCCTGTTGCCGCGCCTGGCCGGGGCCAGCCTGCTGGCCTATCTTGTCTCGCAATACCACGACGTGTGGGCCTACCACTTCTGGATGCAGCGCACCGGGGGCCACCACCTGTGGCTGCGCAACAACGCCAGCACCCTGGTCAGTCAGGTGCTCGATTCCTCGGTGTTCTGTCTGGCCGCCTTCACCGGGGTGTACCCGTTCGAGGTGGTGCTGGAGATCATGCTGACCACTTACCTGTTCAAGGCCGTGGTGGCCCTGCTGGACACCCCGTTCATCTACCTGGCCCGCCGCCTGCACCGCGCACGCCCGGCAGGCGCCAGCGCCGCCGCCCCGGTGGCAGGCTGA
- the xsc gene encoding sulfoacetaldehyde acetyltransferase, with protein MPKMTPSEAMAEVLVQEGVTHVSGILGSAFMDLLDLFPAAGIDFISVRHEQTAGHMEDAFTRMTGRAGVCIGQNGPGITNYATAVATANMAHTPMVLISPSAGSISVGWDGFQECDTWNLFKPITKASLRVPHPKRAADILRTAFRIAYAERGPVLVDIPRDFFYGELDEDILAPSQYRVAPGGIGNPEQFREAVEVLKAAKRPVIVSGRGVVDSGALETVKALAEHLNAPVACTYLHNDAFPCDHPLWTGPIGYMGSKAAMRILQQADVILAVGTRLSYFGTLPQYDINYFPKTARIVQIDINPRHIAKTHPVAVGLCADAKDAAVELLARVREAMPNPKRDDAVYAMVKAELEDWYKEIAAIADEPVMEGRMHPRKALEVVGRFVTEHNAIATTDIGNTSSTANSYLRFRNAKRSVATLTFGNTGFAYQAGLGAQLACPEDAVVAIVGDGAWGMSLFEVPTAVQYNLPVIATVYNNGAWCAEKKNQVDFYNNRFVGADIWSNSYARIAEAMGAVGYQVNTQADLANALEAARKSRKPSVIEIMTDGTRLAPPFRRDALALPTRHLPKYEHLDKRHFPK; from the coding sequence ATGCCCAAGATGACTCCCAGTGAAGCAATGGCGGAAGTGCTGGTGCAGGAAGGCGTCACCCATGTCAGCGGCATTCTCGGCTCCGCTTTCATGGATCTGCTGGACCTGTTTCCGGCGGCGGGCATCGATTTCATTTCGGTGCGCCACGAGCAGACGGCGGGCCACATGGAGGACGCCTTTACAAGAATGACCGGAAGGGCAGGTGTCTGCATCGGCCAGAACGGCCCCGGCATCACCAACTACGCAACGGCGGTGGCCACGGCCAACATGGCGCACACGCCCATGGTGCTCATTTCGCCCAGCGCGGGCAGCATCTCGGTGGGTTGGGACGGCTTTCAGGAATGTGACACCTGGAACTTGTTCAAGCCGATCACGAAAGCGTCGCTTCGCGTGCCGCATCCCAAGCGGGCAGCCGACATCCTGCGCACCGCCTTCCGCATCGCCTACGCCGAACGCGGCCCGGTGCTGGTGGATATTCCGCGCGACTTCTTCTACGGCGAACTGGACGAGGACATCCTGGCCCCGTCGCAGTACCGCGTGGCCCCCGGCGGCATCGGCAATCCGGAACAGTTCCGCGAGGCGGTGGAAGTGCTGAAGGCCGCCAAGCGCCCGGTCATCGTGTCCGGTCGCGGGGTGGTGGATTCCGGCGCGCTGGAAACCGTGAAGGCCCTGGCGGAACATCTCAACGCCCCGGTGGCCTGCACCTACCTGCACAACGACGCCTTTCCCTGCGACCATCCGCTGTGGACCGGCCCCATCGGATACATGGGGTCCAAGGCGGCCATGCGCATCCTGCAGCAGGCCGACGTCATCCTGGCCGTGGGCACCCGGCTGTCCTACTTCGGCACGCTGCCGCAGTACGACATCAACTACTTCCCCAAGACCGCCAGGATCGTCCAGATCGACATCAACCCCCGCCACATCGCCAAGACCCACCCCGTGGCCGTGGGCCTGTGCGCCGACGCCAAGGACGCCGCCGTGGAACTGCTGGCCCGCGTGCGCGAAGCCATGCCGAACCCCAAGCGCGACGACGCCGTGTACGCCATGGTCAAGGCGGAACTGGAGGACTGGTACAAGGAAATCGCGGCCATCGCCGACGAACCGGTGATGGAAGGCCGCATGCATCCGCGCAAGGCGCTGGAGGTGGTGGGCCGCTTCGTTACCGAGCACAACGCCATCGCCACCACGGACATCGGCAACACCTCGTCCACGGCCAACAGCTACCTGCGCTTCCGCAACGCCAAGCGTTCGGTGGCCACGCTGACCTTCGGCAACACCGGCTTCGCCTATCAGGCGGGCCTTGGCGCGCAACTGGCCTGCCCCGAAGACGCGGTGGTGGCCATCGTGGGTGACGGGGCGTGGGGCATGAGCCTGTTCGAGGTGCCCACCGCCGTGCAGTACAACCTGCCGGTCATCGCCACCGTGTACAACAACGGGGCGTGGTGCGCGGAAAAGAAGAACCAGGTGGACTTCTACAACAACCGCTTCGTGGGCGCGGACATCTGGTCCAACTCCTATGCCAGGATCGCGGAAGCCATGGGCGCGGTGGGCTACCAGGTGAACACCCAGGCCGACCTGGCCAATGCCCTGGAAGCCGCCCGCAAGAGCCGCAAGCCCTCGGTCATCGAAATCATGACCGACGGCACCCGTCTGGCGCCGCCGTTCCGGCGCGACGCCCTGGCCCTGCCCACCCGGCACCTGCCCAAGTACGAACACCTGGACAAGCGGCACTTCCCCAAGTAG
- the phnX gene encoding phosphonoacetaldehyde hydrolase, translated as MKPFLRTRAYDGPVRAVVLDWAGTAVDHGCLGPAAVFVQAFALHGVEVSVAEAREPMGSEKREHVRRMLAMEGVASRWRAAHGRMPGEAEVDAVYRDVEPLMLRTIAAHAAPVPGLAEFVDKVRGRGMGLGSCTGYTGPMMEVLAPEAARQGYTPDVVVHASEVPAGRPYPWMCYLNAMRLGVHPMESMVKIGDTVADMHEGRNAGMWTVGVVRTGNDVGLSEVDAARMDPGSLTERMAVAAARLRQAGAHYVVDSIADCFSVIEAIEERLARGEAPCAAPHAPL; from the coding sequence ATGAAACCGTTTCTTCGCACCCGCGCGTATGACGGCCCGGTGCGGGCCGTGGTGCTGGACTGGGCAGGCACCGCCGTGGACCACGGCTGCCTGGGCCCGGCGGCTGTGTTCGTGCAGGCGTTCGCCCTGCATGGGGTGGAGGTGAGCGTGGCGGAAGCGCGCGAACCCATGGGCAGTGAAAAGCGCGAGCACGTGCGCCGCATGCTGGCCATGGAAGGCGTGGCCAGCCGCTGGCGTGCCGCGCACGGGCGCATGCCCGGTGAAGCGGAGGTAGACGCCGTCTACCGCGACGTGGAGCCGCTGATGTTGCGGACCATCGCCGCCCATGCCGCGCCGGTGCCCGGTCTTGCCGAATTCGTGGACAAGGTGCGCGGTCGGGGCATGGGCCTTGGCTCGTGCACCGGCTACACCGGCCCCATGATGGAGGTGCTGGCGCCCGAGGCGGCCCGCCAGGGTTACACCCCCGACGTGGTGGTGCATGCTTCCGAGGTGCCCGCGGGGCGGCCATATCCGTGGATGTGTTATCTGAACGCCATGCGGCTGGGGGTGCACCCCATGGAATCCATGGTCAAGATCGGCGACACGGTGGCCGACATGCACGAGGGGCGCAACGCGGGCATGTGGACCGTGGGCGTGGTGCGCACCGGCAACGACGTGGGGCTTTCAGAGGTAGACGCGGCGCGCATGGACCCGGGCAGTCTGACCGAGCGCATGGCCGTGGCTGCCGCCCGGTTGCGTCAGGCAGGCGCGCATTACGTGGTGGATTCCATCGCCGATTGCTTTTCCGTCATTGAAGCAATAGAGGAGCGCCTTGCCCGGGGCGAGGCGCCCTGCGCGGCCCCGCATGCCCCCCTGTGA
- a CDS encoding GntR family transcriptional regulator, producing the protein MGKAKYLVIYEWLSEQIRNKVYQPGDKIPNENDLAAMFNVHRMTVRQAIDKLVNDHMLVRKRSKGTFLLSEKSPVLTRSLESITTYYDDIASAGLEPHYKTIAAGIEFADAEVAAHLNLAVSQPVIFLYRLMLASGVPLVLERSILPTDLVPDFLEKKLDTVLYKVLHEDYGMRLLHSRQELGAVMPTENERKYLKIGDNCPCIWVESVVYTDTGRAVEFSRALHRGDKYRFRCAIGGYVYDKDGTAGQAPLAGTLVDPLGRGR; encoded by the coding sequence ATGGGCAAAGCGAAGTATCTCGTCATCTACGAATGGCTTTCCGAGCAGATACGGAACAAGGTGTACCAGCCGGGCGACAAGATCCCCAACGAGAACGACCTGGCCGCCATGTTCAACGTGCATCGCATGACGGTGCGGCAAGCCATCGACAAACTGGTCAACGACCACATGCTGGTGCGCAAGCGCAGCAAGGGGACGTTCCTGCTTTCCGAAAAGAGTCCGGTGCTTACCCGTTCGCTGGAAAGCATCACCACCTACTACGACGACATCGCCAGCGCCGGGCTGGAGCCGCACTACAAGACCATCGCCGCGGGTATAGAATTCGCCGATGCCGAGGTGGCCGCCCATCTGAATCTTGCCGTGAGCCAGCCGGTGATCTTCCTGTACCGGCTGATGCTGGCCAGCGGCGTGCCGCTGGTGCTGGAGCGTTCCATCCTGCCCACGGATCTGGTGCCGGATTTTCTGGAAAAGAAGCTGGATACCGTGCTCTACAAGGTGCTGCACGAGGATTACGGCATGCGCCTTCTGCATTCGCGGCAGGAACTGGGCGCTGTGATGCCCACGGAGAACGAGCGCAAGTATCTGAAGATCGGCGACAACTGCCCGTGCATCTGGGTGGAGAGCGTGGTCTACACCGACACGGGCCGGGCGGTGGAATTCAGCCGCGCCCTGCACAGGGGCGACAAGTACCGCTTCCGTTGCGCCATCGGCGGCTACGTGTATGACAAGGACGGTACGGCCGGGCAGGCGCCGTTGGCGGGTACTCTGGTGGACCCTTTAGGGAGGGGACGTTGA